One window of the Halobacteriovorax sp. JY17 genome contains the following:
- a CDS encoding response regulator — MKKVLIVDDDKNFCESLSLEFKDLGHQVSLAYSIADLEEIEELELYDWAVVDLRIGTDNGLEVVDLLKKINSGIEVIILTGFGSISTAVEAVKRGAKQYLSKPVQFEEILENFEGDSLSKENEAYPSLARKEREYIEFVLNECEGNISLAAKKLGIHRQSLQRKLKKYTPLK; from the coding sequence TTGAAGAAAGTTTTAATTGTTGATGATGATAAGAATTTTTGTGAGAGCTTGAGTCTTGAATTTAAAGATCTGGGCCACCAAGTATCACTTGCATACTCTATTGCAGACTTGGAAGAGATAGAAGAACTTGAACTCTATGATTGGGCAGTAGTTGATTTGAGAATAGGAACAGATAATGGTCTTGAAGTTGTAGATTTATTAAAGAAGATAAATTCTGGAATTGAAGTTATTATTTTAACTGGGTTTGGATCAATTTCAACTGCAGTCGAAGCAGTGAAAAGAGGTGCAAAGCAATATCTTTCTAAACCAGTTCAATTTGAAGAAATTTTAGAAAATTTTGAAGGAGATTCTCTCTCTAAAGAAAATGAAGCCTATCCTAGTCTTGCCAGAAAGGAGAGAGAGTATATTGAATTTGTATTAAATGAATGTGAAGGAAATATTTCATTAGCAGCAAAGAAGCTAGGGATTCACAGACAGTCGCTTCAGAGAAAACTTAAAAAATATACGCCACTAAAGTAG
- a CDS encoding endonuclease, translating to MKLLLILTALFTSFTFNSFAGHPYYPQSFQDALERNELEDDQLKDELKKILTSSHSKNSGAADTLGCSSRSGDCYSHINLGYKTARKNLFGNMALGHLKKDNGYYLYGVYCENKFTTSKTTGTIGPMSIPNSNVLNCEHTWPQSKFTGYQSGHQKADLHHLFPTDSKANSSRGNYDFGDVMNGKDPAPNCDESQVSSSGNRVFQPSINHRGNVARAMFYFAVRYNGRINSDMERSLRKWNIEDPIDQAERDRNDGVYGVQKNRNPFIDYPELINLINDI from the coding sequence GTGAAATTGCTTCTTATTTTGACTGCCCTTTTTACATCATTCACATTTAACTCATTTGCCGGACACCCTTACTACCCACAGTCTTTTCAAGATGCTCTTGAAAGAAACGAATTAGAAGATGATCAACTAAAAGATGAACTCAAGAAAATCCTCACTTCAAGTCACTCAAAGAACTCTGGAGCCGCTGATACACTTGGTTGCTCTTCTAGAAGTGGAGATTGTTATTCTCATATCAATCTAGGCTATAAAACAGCAAGAAAGAATCTCTTTGGAAATATGGCCCTTGGTCATCTTAAGAAAGATAATGGTTACTACCTCTACGGTGTATATTGCGAAAATAAATTCACAACATCAAAGACAACTGGAACAATTGGTCCAATGAGTATTCCAAATAGTAATGTACTTAATTGTGAGCATACATGGCCACAAAGTAAGTTTACGGGATATCAATCTGGTCATCAAAAAGCTGACCTCCATCATTTATTCCCTACAGACTCAAAGGCCAATAGTTCTCGTGGAAACTATGACTTTGGAGATGTTATGAATGGAAAAGATCCAGCTCCAAATTGCGATGAATCACAAGTAAGCTCTAGCGGAAACAGAGTATTTCAACCATCAATCAACCACAGAGGAAATGTTGCTAGAGCAATGTTCTACTTCGCCGTTAGATACAATGGAAGAATCAATTCTGACATGGAAAGATCACTAAGAAAGTGGAATATTGAAGACCCTATCGATCAAGCCGAAAGAGATAGAAACGACGGTGTTTATGGTGTCCAAAAAAATAGAAATCCATTTATTGATTACCCAGAATTAATCAATCTAATCAACGATATTTAA
- a CDS encoding endonuclease, which produces MKKLFTLLILTLSLSTLAANSYYPTDFNSKLQKGGLANEKLKDALFELLSTAHTKRRGKADTLGCDGTEGLCYSQKVLGYKGARKVLFGKLHLEEGQNGYFLKDVYCRKVFTSSQTNIGPNRIPNSNMLNCEHTWPQSKFSRNFEKEMQKSDLHHLYPTDSKANSIRGNYEFGNVDDYGEIRNCEASHSEAPGHFEPPTEHKGNVARALFYFAVRYKMKISPEQERTIKEWNIQDPVDAAERERNDGIYEVQGNRNPFIDYPELSERINDF; this is translated from the coding sequence ATGAAAAAACTCTTTACGCTTCTAATACTTACGCTCTCACTAAGCACTCTTGCTGCCAATAGCTACTACCCTACAGACTTCAATTCAAAACTTCAAAAGGGTGGACTTGCAAACGAAAAATTAAAAGATGCTTTATTTGAACTTCTCTCAACAGCTCATACTAAGAGAAGAGGAAAGGCTGACACTCTAGGTTGTGATGGAACAGAAGGACTTTGCTACTCTCAAAAAGTTCTCGGATACAAAGGTGCGAGAAAAGTTCTCTTTGGTAAACTTCACCTTGAAGAGGGTCAAAACGGATATTTCTTAAAAGACGTTTATTGCCGTAAGGTTTTTACCTCAAGTCAAACGAATATCGGACCAAATAGAATTCCAAATAGCAATATGCTTAACTGTGAGCACACTTGGCCACAGAGTAAATTCTCAAGAAATTTTGAAAAAGAAATGCAAAAAAGTGATCTTCACCACCTTTACCCTACTGACTCAAAGGCAAATAGCATCAGAGGAAATTACGAGTTTGGGAATGTTGATGATTACGGAGAAATAAGAAATTGTGAAGCTTCACACTCAGAGGCTCCAGGACACTTTGAGCCACCAACAGAACATAAAGGGAATGTTGCCAGAGCTCTTTTCTACTTTGCAGTTAGATACAAAATGAAAATCAGCCCAGAGCAAGAAAGAACAATTAAAGAATGGAACATTCAAGACCCAGTTGACGCTGCGGAAAGAGAAAGAAATGATGGGATTTACGAAGTGCAAGGAAATAGAAATCCTTTCATCGACTACCCTGAGTTATCTGAAAGAATTAACGACTTCTAA